Proteins found in one Micromonospora sp. WMMD1082 genomic segment:
- a CDS encoding trimeric intracellular cation channel family protein — MTTSTALLLADLAGVAVFAASGASAAVAKRLDLFGVVFVGFVAALGGGIVRDLVIDEVPPLAFADWRYAVTAAVTAGAVFWLHPQLARLRTTVLVLDAAGLGLFTVTGTLKALDAQVPPVGAGLIGMLTAIGGGLGRDLLTGEIPVVLRREIYALAALVGSIVVVALHHLGHTGPMPLTAAAALVFGVRLVALRRRWSAPVATLRPPRTGLPGPPPE; from the coding sequence GTGACCACCTCCACCGCCCTGCTCCTGGCCGACCTGGCCGGTGTCGCGGTCTTCGCCGCCTCGGGTGCCTCCGCGGCGGTGGCCAAACGGCTCGACCTCTTCGGCGTCGTCTTCGTCGGCTTCGTCGCCGCCCTCGGTGGCGGGATCGTCCGGGACCTGGTGATCGACGAGGTCCCGCCGCTGGCGTTCGCCGACTGGCGCTACGCGGTCACCGCCGCCGTGACCGCCGGGGCGGTCTTCTGGCTGCACCCGCAGTTGGCCCGGCTGCGTACCACCGTCCTGGTACTGGACGCGGCCGGGCTCGGCCTGTTCACCGTCACCGGCACCCTCAAGGCCCTCGACGCCCAGGTCCCGCCGGTCGGCGCCGGACTGATCGGCATGCTCACCGCGATCGGTGGCGGACTCGGCCGTGACCTGCTCACCGGGGAGATCCCGGTGGTGCTGCGGCGGGAGATCTACGCCCTGGCGGCGCTCGTCGGGTCGATCGTGGTGGTGGCTCTGCACCACCTCGGGCACACCGGGCCGATGCCGCTGACCGCCGCCGCGGCGCTGGTCTTCGGCGTACGCCTGGTGGCCCTGCGTCGACGCTGGTCCGCGCCGGTGGCCACGCTGCGCCCACCGCGCACCGGCCTGCCCGGGCCGCCGCCGGAGTGA
- a CDS encoding DUF3039 domain-containing protein produces MSTQILERPELKDADTGPEMFHYVRKEKIAESAVMGTFVVALCGETFPVTKTPKPGSPVCPKCKEIYDSYRE; encoded by the coding sequence GTGAGCACACAGATCCTCGAACGTCCCGAGCTGAAGGACGCCGACACCGGTCCGGAGATGTTCCACTACGTCCGGAAGGAAAAAATCGCCGAGAGTGCCGTGATGGGCACCTTCGTCGTGGCGCTGTGCGGGGAGACGTTCCCGGTGACGAAGACCCCCAAGCCCGGCTCGCCGGTCTGCCCGAAGTGCAAGGAGATCTACGACTCGTACCGGGAGTGA
- a CDS encoding pseudouridine-5'-phosphate glycosidase, whose protein sequence is MTNFHLRYGTEVARALREHRPVVALESTIVSHGLPRPDNLRVARQIEQVVRDAGAVPATIGMVAGDLVVGLDDAELTRLATADGVTKLSVRDLAVAAATRADGATTVAATSAVAAAAGIGVFATGGLGGVHREAAQTFDESADLVTLARTPIAVVCAGVKSILDVGATLERLETLGVAVLGYRTRRFPGFFITDGGFDLDWSVDSPELVADALVAREQHGVHHGGLIVANPLPTDEQLDPGLHDRTLADGLALLARDGVSGKAVTPYLLAHFHSATEGASLAVNVRIILRNAELAARIAIAVADRRTDAPA, encoded by the coding sequence GTGACCAACTTTCACCTTCGCTACGGCACGGAGGTGGCCCGGGCGCTGCGCGAGCACCGTCCCGTGGTCGCCCTGGAGAGCACCATCGTCTCGCACGGCCTGCCCCGGCCGGACAATCTCCGGGTGGCCCGGCAGATCGAACAGGTCGTCCGGGACGCCGGCGCGGTGCCGGCCACCATCGGCATGGTCGCCGGTGACCTCGTGGTCGGCCTCGACGATGCCGAACTGACCCGACTGGCCACCGCCGACGGCGTGACCAAACTCTCCGTACGCGATCTCGCGGTGGCCGCCGCGACCCGCGCGGACGGTGCGACCACCGTGGCCGCGACCAGTGCCGTAGCCGCCGCGGCCGGCATCGGTGTGTTCGCCACCGGCGGGCTGGGCGGGGTGCACCGCGAGGCGGCGCAGACCTTCGACGAGTCGGCCGACCTGGTCACCCTGGCCCGCACCCCGATCGCGGTGGTCTGCGCCGGAGTCAAGTCGATCCTCGACGTGGGCGCCACCCTGGAACGGCTGGAGACGCTCGGGGTGGCCGTGCTCGGCTACCGTACCCGCCGGTTCCCGGGCTTCTTCATCACCGACGGCGGCTTCGATCTGGACTGGTCGGTCGACTCGCCGGAACTGGTCGCCGACGCACTGGTCGCCCGGGAGCAGCACGGCGTGCACCACGGCGGGCTGATCGTCGCCAACCCGCTGCCGACCGACGAGCAACTCGACCCGGGCCTGCACGACCGCACCCTCGCCGACGGGTTGGCGCTGCTGGCGCGCGACGGGGTGAGCGGCAAGGCCGTCACGCCGTACCTGCTGGCCCACTTCCACTCCGCCACCGAGGGCGCCAGCCTGGCCGTCAACGTCCGGATCATCCTGCGCAACGCCGAGCTGGCGGCCCGGATCGCGATCGCCGTCGCCGACCGCCGTACCGACGCGCCCGCGTGA
- a CDS encoding PfkB family carbohydrate kinase encodes MVVGDVVTDVVAVLAGGLTRGSDTPAAIRFTGGGQAANTASWLAAQGVPVTLVGAVGDDPAGRDRLAELTAAGVDCAVDRVAGCATGTVIVLAAGDERTMITERGANVRLRPGHVEATLAGTPDARHLHLSGYTLLDADSRPAGLRALAAARQRGLTTSVDAASAAPLRAVGPASFLGWVRDVDLLLVNTDEATVLAGGLDPPAQGRALIASARRVVVKRGGAGATWVDRDASVVTSPARRVAVLDVTGAGDAFAAGLLAAWLAGATPSAALHRAADLGAAAVSQIGARPAR; translated from the coding sequence CTGGTCGTCGGTGACGTGGTCACCGACGTGGTGGCGGTACTGGCCGGCGGGCTGACCCGCGGTTCGGACACCCCGGCGGCGATCCGTTTCACCGGCGGCGGTCAGGCGGCCAACACGGCGTCCTGGCTCGCCGCGCAGGGCGTACCGGTGACGTTGGTCGGCGCGGTCGGCGACGACCCCGCGGGACGGGATCGGCTGGCGGAACTGACCGCGGCCGGGGTCGACTGTGCGGTGGACCGGGTGGCCGGGTGCGCCACCGGCACGGTGATCGTGCTGGCCGCCGGCGACGAACGCACGATGATCACCGAGCGCGGCGCGAACGTACGGCTGCGCCCCGGGCACGTCGAGGCGACGCTGGCCGGTACGCCGGACGCGAGGCACCTGCACCTGTCCGGGTACACCCTGCTGGATGCCGACTCCCGGCCGGCCGGCCTGCGGGCGCTGGCCGCCGCCCGCCAGCGTGGCCTCACCACCAGCGTCGACGCGGCCTCGGCGGCGCCGCTGCGCGCCGTCGGACCAGCGAGCTTCCTGGGCTGGGTACGCGACGTCGACCTGCTGCTCGTGAACACCGACGAGGCGACGGTGCTGGCCGGCGGACTCGATCCGCCCGCTCAGGGACGGGCCCTGATCGCCTCGGCCCGACGGGTGGTGGTCAAGCGGGGCGGTGCCGGCGCGACCTGGGTCGACCGGGACGCCTCGGTGGTCACCTCGCCGGCCCGCCGGGTGGCGGTGCTCGACGTGACCGGGGCGGGTGACGCCTTCGCGGCCGGGCTGCTGGCCGCCTGGCTGGCGGGGGCGACGCCGTCGGCCGCCCTGCACCGGGCCGCCGACCTCGGCGCGGCGGCGGTCTCCCAGATCGGCGCCCGCCCGGCGCGCTGA
- a CDS encoding DUF3099 domain-containing protein — protein MKRQAYRPILITDASRSQDDQLTSRQRRYVVMMSVRVACVIVGAILVGAKAPLLWLWLPLVALGMVLIPWVAVLLANDRPPKERHRLANRFSARPEAAAPPAPMSLAAEERPHRVIDAEP, from the coding sequence GTGAAGCGTCAGGCGTACCGCCCGATCCTCATCACCGACGCCTCGCGCAGCCAGGACGACCAACTGACCAGCCGGCAGCGGCGGTACGTCGTGATGATGAGCGTCCGGGTCGCCTGCGTGATCGTCGGCGCGATCCTGGTCGGCGCGAAGGCGCCCCTGCTCTGGCTCTGGCTGCCCCTGGTCGCGCTCGGCATGGTGCTCATCCCGTGGGTCGCGGTGCTGCTGGCCAACGACCGGCCCCCGAAGGAGCGTCACCGGCTGGCCAACCGCTTCTCGGCACGCCCGGAGGCCGCCGCCCCGCCGGCACCGATGAGCCTCGCCGCCGAGGAACGGCCGCACCGGGTCATCGACGCCGAGCCCTGA
- a CDS encoding low temperature requirement protein A, which produces MVARRGGALLREAAGSPRATFLELFFDLAYVFALTRVSVRLIDEVEQGLTVMGLAQSMILFLALWHVWSLINWVTSRYDPEAETIQFVVVATMLGSLVMAVTLPRAFEERALPFVLAYLVVMIGRPVLISVVLGRHPRRTVPWRLIVWAVAGGVFWLAGALGPDQLRLGLWAVALGIDMTGLLLGWPVPWLGPAPPSAWRIAGEHLAERYQQIFLIALGETILVIGVTYSGKGFSATAAGAFAVSFLITALLWRIYFHRAGHLLVEALRLARSPGRLGASVTQTHLLMVLGVLFTGVGYELVITEPFGRVEPSWLLFVVGGPVLFLLGRSRFEYEIFDRVSRTRVLAVLVLAGAAPLLLLGPPMLALCVVAAVLAGLAAVDLKRSYGRPPEMSASPLGREEPGGVGFPT; this is translated from the coding sequence ATGGTGGCACGACGGGGCGGCGCGCTGCTGCGCGAGGCGGCGGGCTCACCACGGGCCACCTTCCTGGAGCTCTTCTTCGACCTGGCGTACGTCTTCGCGCTCACCCGGGTCTCGGTGCGCCTCATCGACGAGGTCGAGCAGGGGCTGACCGTGATGGGCCTGGCCCAGAGCATGATCCTGTTTCTTGCGCTCTGGCACGTCTGGTCGTTGATCAACTGGGTCACCAGCCGGTACGACCCGGAGGCGGAAACGATCCAGTTCGTCGTGGTCGCCACGATGCTCGGCAGCCTGGTGATGGCCGTGACCCTGCCCCGGGCCTTCGAGGAACGCGCGCTGCCGTTCGTGCTGGCGTACCTGGTGGTCATGATCGGCCGGCCGGTGCTGATCTCCGTCGTGCTGGGTCGCCACCCACGCCGGACGGTGCCGTGGCGGCTGATCGTCTGGGCGGTCGCGGGCGGGGTGTTCTGGCTGGCCGGCGCGCTCGGGCCGGACCAGCTGCGGCTCGGGCTGTGGGCGGTGGCCCTGGGTATCGACATGACGGGGCTCCTGCTGGGCTGGCCGGTGCCCTGGCTGGGCCCGGCACCGCCGTCGGCCTGGCGGATAGCGGGTGAGCACCTCGCGGAGCGCTATCAGCAGATCTTCCTCATCGCGCTGGGCGAGACGATCCTGGTGATCGGAGTGACCTACAGCGGGAAGGGCTTCTCCGCGACGGCGGCCGGCGCCTTCGCGGTCTCCTTCCTCATCACCGCGCTGCTCTGGCGGATCTACTTTCATCGGGCCGGCCACCTGCTCGTCGAGGCGCTGCGGTTGGCCCGGTCGCCCGGTCGGCTCGGCGCGTCGGTGACCCAGACCCACCTGCTCATGGTGCTCGGTGTGCTGTTCACCGGCGTGGGATACGAGCTGGTGATCACGGAGCCGTTCGGTCGGGTCGAGCCGTCCTGGCTGCTCTTCGTCGTCGGCGGACCGGTGCTGTTCCTGCTCGGGCGGAGTCGCTTCGAGTACGAGATCTTCGACCGGGTCTCGCGGACGCGGGTGCTGGCCGTCCTGGTTCTGGCCGGCGCGGCTCCGCTGCTCCTGCTCGGACCGCCGATGCTCGCCCTGTGCGTGGTCGCCGCCGTGCTGGCCGGGCTGGCCGCCGTCGACCTGAAGCGCAGCTACGGTCGTCCGCCGGAGATGTCCGCCTCGCCGCTGGGCCGCGAGGAACCCGGCGGCGTCGGCTTCCCGACCTGA
- a CDS encoding HhH-GPD-type base excision DNA repair protein, which yields MERMTLALPIDPEANRLLARSPLALLVGMVLDQQVSMEKAFSSPYVLAQRLGHDLDARELAGYDPEALVALFAQPPALHRFPKAMAARVQEVCRVLVERYDGDAARLWADPADGRELLARIAGLPGFGRQKAQIFLALLGKRFGVQPPGWQEAAGAYGDPKAHRSVADVTDAESLRLVREYKKQMKAAAKAKATGD from the coding sequence ATGGAGCGCATGACACTCGCCCTGCCCATTGACCCGGAGGCGAACCGCCTGCTGGCGCGCAGTCCGCTCGCCCTGCTGGTCGGGATGGTGCTCGACCAGCAGGTTTCGATGGAGAAGGCCTTCTCCTCGCCGTACGTGCTGGCCCAGCGACTCGGCCACGACCTGGACGCCCGGGAACTCGCCGGGTACGACCCGGAGGCCCTGGTCGCCCTGTTCGCCCAGCCGCCGGCGCTGCACCGGTTTCCCAAGGCGATGGCGGCCCGCGTGCAGGAGGTGTGCCGGGTGCTGGTCGAGCGCTACGACGGCGATGCCGCCCGGCTCTGGGCCGACCCGGCGGACGGCCGCGAGTTGCTCGCGCGGATCGCCGGGCTGCCCGGGTTCGGCCGGCAGAAGGCGCAGATCTTCCTCGCCCTGCTCGGCAAGCGGTTCGGGGTGCAGCCGCCCGGCTGGCAGGAGGCGGCCGGCGCGTACGGCGACCCGAAAGCGCACCGATCCGTCGCCGATGTCACCGATGCCGAGTCACTGCGCCTCGTCCGGGAGTACAAAAAGCAGATGAAGGCGGCGGCGAAGGCGAAGGCCACCGGCGACTGA
- a CDS encoding S8 family peptidase, which produces MSSGSTARRQLIRALAVVATAAAVSAASTTAAVAAPTGEIRGAGASNAVSGSYLVVLRTDAVGAAGSSTARSAVPDRASALVKRYGGSVSDTYSAALTGFAAKMTATQAARLAANPAVAYVEQDQAFTIQATQTNATWGLDRIDQRNRPLSGTFTYPNTASNVRAYIIDTGIRTSHNQFGGRATWGTNTVDSNNTDCNGHGTHVAGTVGGSTHGVAKAVRLIAVKVLNCSGGGTTTSVVNGVNWVTANAVRPAVANMSLGGGASSTIDNAVANSIASGVSYAVAAGNSNANACNYSPARTSTAITVGSTTNTDARSSFSNYGTCVHIFAPGSSITAPWHTSNTATNTISGTSMASPHVAGAAALVLGANPSFSPAQVKSYLINNATTGVVTSPGSGSPNRLLFVVN; this is translated from the coding sequence ATGTCCTCAGGGTCCACTGCGCGACGGCAGCTCATCCGGGCGCTCGCCGTCGTCGCCACCGCGGCGGCCGTCTCGGCGGCCAGCACCACTGCGGCGGTCGCCGCACCCACCGGCGAGATCCGTGGTGCTGGCGCGTCGAACGCGGTCAGCGGCAGCTACCTCGTCGTCCTGCGTACCGACGCGGTCGGTGCCGCCGGTTCGTCGACGGCTCGCAGCGCGGTGCCGGACCGGGCCAGTGCCCTGGTCAAGCGGTACGGGGGCAGCGTCTCCGACACGTACAGCGCCGCGCTGACCGGCTTCGCCGCCAAGATGACCGCGACGCAGGCGGCCCGACTCGCGGCCAACCCGGCCGTCGCCTACGTGGAGCAGGACCAGGCGTTCACCATCCAGGCGACCCAGACCAACGCGACCTGGGGCCTGGACCGCATCGACCAGCGGAACCGACCGCTGAGCGGCACCTTCACCTACCCGAACACCGCCTCGAACGTGCGGGCGTACATCATCGACACCGGCATCCGGACCAGCCACAACCAGTTCGGCGGCCGGGCCACCTGGGGCACCAACACGGTGGACAGCAACAACACCGACTGCAACGGCCACGGCACCCACGTCGCCGGTACGGTCGGTGGCTCGACCCACGGCGTGGCCAAGGCGGTCCGCCTGATCGCGGTGAAGGTGCTCAACTGCTCCGGTGGCGGCACCACGACCAGCGTGGTCAACGGCGTGAACTGGGTGACCGCCAACGCGGTGCGGCCGGCCGTGGCGAACATGAGCCTCGGCGGCGGGGCCAGCAGCACCATCGACAACGCGGTGGCCAACTCGATCGCCTCCGGCGTCAGCTACGCCGTCGCGGCCGGCAACTCCAACGCCAACGCCTGCAACTACTCGCCGGCGCGTACCTCGACCGCGATCACCGTCGGCTCGACCACCAACACCGACGCCCGGTCCTCCTTCTCCAACTACGGCACCTGCGTGCACATCTTCGCGCCGGGTTCGAGCATCACGGCGCCGTGGCACACCAGCAACACCGCGACCAACACGATCAGCGGCACCTCGATGGCCTCGCCGCACGTGGCCGGTGCCGCCGCCCTCGTGCTCGGCGCCAACCCGTCGTTCTCGCCGGCCCAGGTCAAGAGCTACCTGATCAACAACGCCACCACCGGCGTGGTGACCAGCCCCGGCTCGGGCTCGCCGAACCGCCTGCTGTTCGTGGTCAACTGA
- a CDS encoding methyltransferase, translating into MDGHDMLLSPAGVEALRTALTRAGFTADGIAARLGPQATGSVARNDFRAALRATTDRDPLATLIRVFICEQTEPEAAVAAALAPLPIAEALDAGLVQRHGGGLRMGLDLEPYGDDWWVLADVPASSRPGRPLPAEHVLGIGGATQTMIGAAVRHPVESALDLGTGSGVQALHLSTHARRVTATDVSRRALRFAATTAALNGLDWELLHGDLVAPVAGRRFDLVVSNPPFVVGPGTTTHVYRDSGRVGDAIGAELAAAAPGLLTVGGTMQYLANWVHVAGEEWGERVAGWFAGTGLDAWVIQREVADPMAYVNLWLTDVGEATDPQRMADWLDWFDAHKVEAIGFGVVSLRRSGHDDPVLRVEDLRQRVQAPMGDRIAAWFDRQDWLREQGTEGLLAARYRAADGLRLHQEATMGTDGWGVDRQVLTMPAGLRWSEEIDPLVLALVGGADGRLPLRDQLALLAVAHDVAVDELAEAAGPIVAHLVERGFIEPAPA; encoded by the coding sequence GTGGACGGACACGACATGCTGCTCTCGCCGGCCGGCGTCGAGGCGCTACGGACCGCGCTGACCCGGGCCGGGTTCACCGCCGACGGCATCGCCGCGCGGCTCGGCCCGCAGGCCACCGGCAGCGTGGCCCGCAACGACTTCCGGGCCGCCCTGCGCGCCACCACCGACCGGGATCCGCTCGCCACCCTGATCCGGGTGTTCATCTGCGAGCAGACCGAGCCGGAGGCCGCCGTGGCCGCCGCGCTGGCGCCGCTGCCGATCGCCGAGGCGCTCGACGCGGGGCTGGTGCAGCGGCACGGCGGCGGGCTGCGGATGGGCCTGGACCTCGAACCGTACGGCGACGACTGGTGGGTTCTGGCGGACGTGCCGGCCAGTTCCCGCCCCGGCCGCCCGTTGCCCGCCGAGCATGTGCTCGGCATCGGCGGCGCCACCCAGACGATGATCGGAGCGGCTGTCCGACATCCCGTGGAGAGCGCGCTCGACCTGGGCACCGGGTCGGGCGTACAGGCGCTGCACCTGAGCACCCACGCGCGCCGGGTCACGGCCACCGACGTCTCGCGGCGGGCGCTGCGCTTCGCCGCCACCACCGCCGCGCTCAACGGCCTGGACTGGGAACTGCTGCACGGCGACCTGGTGGCGCCGGTCGCCGGTCGCCGCTTCGACCTGGTGGTGAGCAACCCACCCTTCGTGGTCGGCCCCGGCACCACCACGCACGTCTACCGCGACTCGGGCCGCGTCGGCGACGCGATCGGCGCCGAGTTGGCCGCCGCCGCGCCCGGGCTGCTCACCGTGGGCGGCACCATGCAGTACCTCGCCAACTGGGTACACGTGGCCGGCGAGGAGTGGGGCGAGCGGGTGGCCGGCTGGTTCGCCGGCACCGGCCTGGATGCCTGGGTGATCCAGCGCGAGGTCGCCGACCCGATGGCGTACGTCAACCTGTGGCTGACCGACGTCGGCGAGGCGACCGACCCGCAGCGGATGGCCGACTGGCTCGACTGGTTCGACGCGCACAAGGTGGAAGCGATCGGCTTCGGCGTCGTCTCGCTGCGCCGGAGCGGACACGACGACCCCGTCCTGCGGGTGGAGGACCTGCGCCAGCGGGTGCAGGCGCCGATGGGCGACCGGATCGCCGCCTGGTTCGACCGGCAGGACTGGCTGCGTGAGCAGGGCACCGAGGGACTGCTCGCCGCGCGCTACCGCGCCGCCGACGGCCTCCGGCTGCACCAGGAGGCGACCATGGGCACCGACGGGTGGGGGGTCGACCGCCAGGTCCTCACCATGCCGGCCGGGCTGCGCTGGTCGGAGGAGATCGACCCGCTGGTCCTCGCCCTGGTCGGCGGGGCCGACGGGCGGCTGCCGCTGCGCGACCAGCTCGCGCTGCTCGCCGTCGCGCACGACGTGGCCGTGGACGAGCTGGCCGAGGCGGCCGGACCGATCGTGGCGCACCTGGTCGAGCGGGGCTTCATCGAGCCGGCGCCGGCCTGA
- the dtd gene encoding D-aminoacyl-tRNA deacylase encodes MRAVVQTVERASVTVDGEVVGAIADGLLVLLGVTHTDTPETARTMARKVHELRILDDERSAADTDAPILVVSQFTLYGDARKGRRPTWTAAAPAEVAEPLVEAVVEALRQRGAEVRTGRFRAHMLVESVNTGPRTILLDL; translated from the coding sequence ATGCGGGCGGTGGTGCAGACGGTCGAGCGCGCCAGCGTCACGGTCGACGGCGAGGTGGTCGGTGCGATCGCCGACGGGCTGCTGGTGCTGCTCGGGGTGACCCACACCGACACCCCCGAGACCGCCCGGACGATGGCCCGCAAGGTGCACGAGCTGCGCATCCTGGACGACGAGCGGTCGGCGGCCGACACCGACGCGCCGATCCTGGTCGTCAGCCAGTTCACCCTGTACGGCGACGCCCGCAAGGGCCGCCGCCCGACGTGGACCGCGGCCGCCCCCGCCGAGGTGGCCGAGCCCTTGGTCGAGGCGGTGGTCGAGGCACTACGTCAGCGCGGCGCCGAGGTCCGCACCGGCCGCTTCCGCGCCCACATGCTGGTGGAGAGCGTCAACACCGGCCCCCGCACCATCCTCCTCGACCTCTAG
- the sigB gene encoding RNA polymerase sigma factor SigB encodes MTEHRTYAGTEAEHGVGTLTDLDATDERGVSTDLVRAYLNGIGRTKLLTAAQEVDLAKRIEAGLFAEEKLTTCTPVSAELRADLKLVAQQGRAAKNHLLEANLRLVVSIAKRYTGRGMAFLDLIQEGNLGLIRAVEKFDYTKGYKFSTYATWWIRQAITRAMADQARTIRIPVHMVEQVNRMVRARRELAVSLGREPMVAEVARALDVPEFQVIELISYDREPVSLDQAVGEDGESALGDFVAAVDPSAEPGDAAAQGELRNEVSIVLATLSQREQAVIRLRFGLDDGRQRTLDEVGREFGLSRERIRQIEKVTLLKLRAPERAQRLEAYAC; translated from the coding sequence ATGACGGAGCACCGGACGTACGCCGGCACCGAGGCGGAGCACGGCGTCGGCACCCTGACCGACCTGGACGCCACCGACGAACGCGGCGTCTCCACCGACCTGGTCCGGGCATACCTCAATGGCATCGGGCGGACGAAGCTGCTCACCGCCGCGCAGGAGGTGGATCTCGCGAAGCGGATCGAGGCCGGCCTCTTCGCCGAGGAGAAGCTGACCACCTGCACGCCGGTCTCCGCGGAGCTGCGTGCCGACCTGAAGCTGGTCGCCCAGCAGGGGCGGGCCGCCAAGAACCACCTGCTGGAGGCGAACCTCCGCCTGGTGGTGAGCATCGCCAAGCGCTACACGGGCCGTGGCATGGCCTTCCTCGACCTCATCCAGGAAGGCAACCTCGGCCTCATCCGCGCCGTCGAGAAATTCGACTACACCAAGGGCTACAAGTTCTCCACCTACGCCACCTGGTGGATCCGCCAAGCCATCACCCGCGCCATGGCCGACCAGGCCCGCACCATCCGCATCCCCGTCCACATGGTGGAGCAGGTGAACCGGATGGTCCGTGCCCGGCGGGAGCTGGCGGTCTCGCTGGGCCGGGAGCCGATGGTCGCCGAGGTGGCCCGCGCGCTCGACGTGCCGGAGTTCCAGGTGATCGAGCTGATCTCGTACGACCGGGAGCCGGTCAGCCTGGACCAGGCCGTCGGCGAGGACGGCGAGAGCGCGCTCGGTGACTTCGTCGCCGCTGTCGACCCGTCGGCCGAGCCGGGCGACGCCGCCGCCCAGGGCGAGCTGCGCAACGAGGTGAGCATCGTGCTGGCCACCCTCTCCCAGCGCGAGCAGGCAGTGATCCGGCTGCGGTTCGGGCTCGACGACGGCCGGCAGCGCACCCTGGACGAGGTCGGTCGGGAGTTCGGCCTCTCCCGCGAGCGGATCCGGCAGATCGAGAAGGTGACGCTGCTCAAGCTGCGGGCCCCGGAGCGGGCGCAGCGGCTGGAGGCGTACGCCTGCTGA
- a CDS encoding VOC family protein, with protein MHWTLEVVIVPVSDIDRAKDFYTDQVGFAVDHDTAIGEDVRIVQLTPPGSGCSIVIGKGAVPQMPPGSLKGLQLVVPDLAKARAELLERGVEVSEIQVIGKNPRPVPDPLDNVGFVFFEDPDGNAWAVQQISSRA; from the coding sequence ATGCACTGGACACTCGAAGTGGTGATCGTGCCGGTCTCCGACATCGACCGGGCCAAGGACTTCTACACCGACCAGGTCGGCTTCGCCGTGGACCACGACACGGCCATCGGCGAGGACGTACGCATCGTGCAGTTGACCCCGCCCGGCTCCGGCTGCTCGATCGTCATCGGCAAGGGGGCGGTGCCGCAGATGCCGCCCGGTTCGCTCAAGGGCCTCCAGCTCGTCGTGCCCGACCTGGCCAAGGCCCGCGCCGAACTGCTCGAACGGGGTGTCGAGGTGAGCGAGATCCAGGTGATCGGCAAGAATCCCCGGCCCGTCCCCGACCCGCTGGACAATGTCGGTTTCGTCTTCTTCGAGGACCCGGACGGCAACGCCTGGGCGGTGCAGCAGATCTCCAGCCGCGCCTGA